The segment TTCAAACCATTGGCACGGCAACCATTGTCGATGAAATTGACATGCATACGGTAACAGGCATCTCTGGTAGCGGCCCTGCATATATTTATTATTTAGTTGAAGCAATGGAAAAAGCAGCTGTTGAAGCGGGACTGGATCCAGACGTCGCTCGCACGCTTGTGATCCAAACTGTCGTTGGCGCGGGTGAAATGCTCCAACATTCCGGTGAGTCGGCTTCCACCTTACGAGACAAAATAACCAGCCCGGCAGGAACAACAGCCGCTGGCATCGAAGCTTTAGATCAGTACAATTTTGAAGAAACCATTAAACAATGCGTAAGAAGTGCAAGAGCTCGCTCGATTGAGTTGGGAGGAGAATGAAAAAGGAAAGGTTTCTATATGTCGTCATGTGTTCGTTGTTCTAAGCAGTAGGTTTATAAGGCTACATTGAAGCGGTCCTTTTGTGTGAGGGTGATTTATCCCTACTGTGAGGAAGTTAATTTTCAATCTAGTAAGGGGATAAAGAAAAGCATATTTTTAGTGTTTTACTATCACCATTATTTATTATTTTGGGGATGTTTCCGAAGGCATTTACCAAAGGGGATAAAAATGATTGGAACAATTATAATGATTTGTTTATTTATCGTATTGGGAATTATATTTTCTATTGGAAAAGGCTACTTCCTAATAGCAGGTTTTAACACATTGCCTAAAGAAGAAAAAGAAAAATATGATATGGTCGCTTTGTGTAAGTTTATGGGAAAAATGATGTTTGCTCTATCATTTAGTATGGTACTTTGGGTACTTAGTGAAGGACTTGAAATCAGTTGGTTGTTCATCGTTGGTCTCGTATTATTTATAAGCATAGTTGTATTTATGCTTGTTTATGTGAATACAAGAGAGAGATTTAAGAAATAGTGTATGACAGGTTTTAATGAATAAACCCAATATTTCAGAGTGATAAGCCAGTTTGTGCTATATTTGAGTTTATGCCACAAAAATAATACTCATCTAATCATTCTTCCCAGTCCCTCACCTCACAATCTCCCGACTTTTGCAGTTAAATAGAAACAAAAACAGCCAAGATCCATGTGACTACTGGACGCTTGGCTGGCTTCTTAATACTCGAAAACTTTTTACTGTCAAGTATATACATAGTGTTGAGTAATTAAGCCTGCCCTTGGACAGTCCCTGTATGTGCGCATCATTTTTGATGTTTATTTCGGTTGAATAAAGCCTGAAATAGAAAGTAAATGATCACACCAATAAGAAAAGAGAACAGGAGGCCTAAAAAATTTGCGCTTGAAGAAAAGTTAGTTCCTTGGATTTCTATAACATAGAGATTATAACCTAAAAAACTAGGATCTTGTTTAAAATCTGTATATCCTAATAAAAGCATTACAATAGGTGCAGATAAGATAACTAAAATAAAAAGAAACATAAAAGATAAACCATTAAAAACGCTTTTCAGGTATTTCATTGTTTAGACTCCTTTATTTTTTTAAAATTGTTGACAAAATTTTTACCGTCTGGAAGTGATGGGTGTAAAAATAAAATATTAAAAAGGGATAACAAAAATAGAACTGATACATAATTTGATTCAATTAAGCAAAACTGATATAATAATCGGAAATATCGGTCCAAACACTGCAATAATAGCATTCTTAAGGGGGTTTTTAAATTTTTTATGATTAATACTAATAGATTTTGCAGATACAGAAATTCTGAAATCGAAAATCAGTCTCTTTTCAGAAATATTGCAGAACATAACCGCGATAATATGACCCAACTCATGCAAAATTATTATAGAAATGAGTGATGAAAAATAAAGAATCATCTTAATACAGGCCTTCTTAAATAAAGGAATTCAGTAATGAAAACTAACATGACTGATATACAGATGTTTAAATAGCTGACCCAAATCGGATCTAGTATTTGCAATACAAAAAAATCATAAAGATTAACAGCAATCAAAAGTGTTAAGACCACCAAAATTTTATTTGAATCAGTAATTCTTAACGCAAATCCAATAAATAATGAAACAAGACTGACAAAAACAACGGATATCATCAAATACCAGTCAAAAGAAACCTGAGAACTGGTTATTAATGAGATTGTTGTAATAAAAAGAAAAAAACAAAGAAAATTAATTATTAACAATGCAAGGATTCGAATATATAAATATACACTTTTCTTTAGGTTCTTTGGATAAATAGCTTTTTTATAAGAGTTAAAGCTTATACCAATTTCTAAAGAGATAAGTAATATAATCTCCTTTAGACCAAAATTAATTAAATAAGAAAAAAAGAAGTCAAATCTCATAATATCGAGATAAACGTACAGGCCAATGCTTGTTATAAACAATATAATGAAAACGATAGCTTGTTCTTTAAATACGCCATTTCTTTTTATGGATAATAACTCCGTTTTTAACTCTTTTATTAAATTATTATCTTGTGCGCTAATTTTAACTTTTTTCTCTCTATATGCTATTGGAACTAACGTTTGGAAAGAGTATCTTAGATAATATAGAGAAAGACAATTAACTACATATAAATTGAAAATCAAGAATAATGATGCAATAACTGCATAAAGGTAAGGAAATTCCATTGCATTTCCTAACGTGTAGTGAATCACGAATGCAGATACAATAAATAAAGTTGAAAAAACAAATGTTGTTGATAATAAATGATCTTTATCGTTATTTCGTGACAAAGAAAATATGACTTTACTTGCAATAACCCATAAATTAAAAGATAAGTAAAAGGCTATAGATATAGACAAAAATAAGTTTATTGAAAAAAGTAGTGTATTAAAATTTCCAGTCTGCAAGTTGTGAAGTATGACAAAAGGCAGTGCTATCAGAACTAATAAGATTGTATGAGTCACATAATATATAAAGATACCTGCATGAACAATATTATGTGCTTTTGTTTCCATATTGAAAAAAAGTGTGACGTACTTTTCGTTTTTGAATTTATTTCTAATAAAAAAAGAAATTAAAAAAGCTATAAGGCCAGAAACTAAAAATAAGTTTAATACCACGGTTTCAAAATTAAAATCAAAGGAATAAAGATATTGAATTACAAAAATATTATATAAAACAGCTATTATTAAAACAGCTAACAAACAAGCAAAAAATAATGAGGGATTACTTTTTATCATTCTTTTAGAAGTTTGAGAAGCATTTTTGAGTTCAACTAATTTCATAAGACTTTTTAAATCACTCATATAAAATCGCATCCACCTGTTTATAATAATCCTCATTAATTTTCGTATAAACTTCTTCTAGACCTACGTTTCCATAAGTTTTAATCACGTTCTCGAAATTCGCCGTTAATTTAACTACCCCATTACGTAGAATTACAAGCTTGTCATATAATTCATCGCCAAAACTGAGATTGTGAGTAGAGAGCAAAATACCCATTTTTTGCTGCCTCAATAATTTAATCACCTTACGTAAAACTATAGTCATATCTGGATCTAAACCATTTGTCGGCTCATCAAAAATCACAAAGGCTGGTTTGCGAAACAGATATGATACAATTTGTGTCTTTTTTTTATTTCCATGAGAAAGGCTGCTGATTGGTACATTGATATATTGATTTAGTTCAAATATATCAATTAATTTTTGCAAAAATTTTGTGTTAGTTTCCTTATTTTTATTTGCAAGTAATTCAAACACTTCCTTTGGTGTTAAAAAAGGAAAAATATTAACCTCATCCGGAATATAAGCAACGTGCTTTTTGAAAAAATCTATATCCTCTTCTTTAGATAAATCAATTCTTCTGTGGTTTATGCTCATATTACCTTGATACTTGATTAAACCGAAAATTGATTTGATTATTGTTGTCTTCCCTGCCCCATTATGTCCCAAAAGGCATAATACTTCTCCAGGATTGATTTTTATATCAACATTGCTGATATGAAAATTTTTACCATAACTTTTCTCTTCCAGATAAAATTCCATCATAAGAGATCACCTACATCTATAAATAATTTAAATTGAAAGCGTTAAGTAAGCTTAACGCTTTCAATTATAGTTCTCTTTATCCTCCACATTTAATTCTTACAGATGCACCAAGAATGTTAAACTCACCTTCAAATACTTTTCCATCTGCAAATTGGTTACAAGCCCACATCAACCCTGCAATAGTAAGACCACCAACAAGTACACCGATGAGAACCGTAATCCAAACCGCTATTGGATTACCTTGAGTGTATTCCTTCTCTTGAAAAGAAGTTAAATCTTTAAGTTTCTCGATCATTGACTCAACTGAATTAATAATGATAGTTAAAACTGATACATAGAATAAGGTAACTCTGTATTGCCCAACCACTTTCTCACCTCCCCTTTTTTAGAATTTTTATGTTATTCATGATTGCAAAACCACATTAACATACGTATTTCAAAAATAAAACATTTTTTCCAATATTTTACATCTTTTTTACAATATATTGTTTTTAATAATAATCTTTAAAATCTCCTGCCAAGGGAAAAGACCAGGACTTTAAGGTATTCGAAAGAAAACCAAAGGACTTTTGAAGCATCTTTTTTAGGAAACCAATTATTTATAGAGGATAATGCCGCTTAAGACGTTAAAATGAAAGGGTGTCTAAAACCAGTTATATCAAGGAATTTAGGGGGTGAAACAGGTGGTTATTTCTGTGTTTTTGGGATGCAAAATTCAAGAATAAAGTATCTTGTTTAAGAATACTAGTTTTATTAAAATCTTTTCATTGCTAATATTTTAGTAGAGGACAAATTATTTTCATTTTGCTAAAAACAGGGCAGACTTTTGCAGTTAAAGTGATATAAAAACAGCCAAAATCCATGTCAATACTGGATTCTCAGCTGTTGATTTTTTCATAAAGTTGTAGTGTTATTAATCTTTTCCCTCGACGTCCACCTCCGTGACTGCTGGATAAAATGCCCAATCTTCTCTAAAATCGGCTCAATAGACCCTTCTTTCTTCATTAAATCATAATCCGAAATACTAATACGCAGAATGGGGCAGGCATTGAAATTATTAATCCAATTTTCATAGCGTGTATACATTTCTTCCCAGTAGGAAATAGGCGTGTTTTTCTCCATTTCGCGTCCGCGTTCGTGAATACGCTCTATGATCTCATCAAATGTCCCTTCTAAATAGATGAGTAGGTCCGGATGTGGGAAATAGGGTGTCATCACCATGGCATCAAATAGATTTTTATAGGTTTCATAATCTGTCTTTGGCATGGTGCCATTATCGTAATGCATTTTCGCAAATATGCCTGTGTCTTCGTAAATGGAACGATCCTGAATGAACCCGCCGCCATATTCGAAGATTTTCTTTTGTTCTTTGAATCGCTCTGCTAAAAAATAAATTTGCAAATGAAAGCTCCATCGTTCAAAATCTGTATAAAATTTTTCCAAATAAGGGTTTGCATCCACCTTTTCCAGAGATGTTTTAAATTGCAATGCATTGGCCAATGCTTCTGTCATAGTAGACTTTCCGACACCAACTGTACCGGCTACTGTGATGATGCTGTCGTTTGGGATTTGGTACTTTTCTCTTAAGTTCATTGTTCTTGTTCTCCTCTATAAATCATTTGCTTGAATTGCATGACGCTTGAGCTGCGTCTGAACCTCTTCGATCACACAGTTTAAATCGTCTTGACGATGCACAAAATCGGTCTCATCTCCGTTAATCCGTATGACCGGAATGTCCGGATGCATGACTTCAAATTCATTCATGTAATCTTCATAGTCTCGCGCGAGCTGGGCCAAATAGGACGGCTTCATGTTTTGCTCCACATCTCTGCCTCGCTGACGGACGCGTTCAACTAGCGTGTCGATGCTCCCGTGAATGTATATCATCATATTTGGGACAGGCATGTCACTAGTCAAAATATGATAAATCTGCTCGTATTTCTCGAATTTATCTGCTTGTAATGTACGTTTCGCAAAAATCATGTTTTTCAATATATGATAATCAGCAATAACTGCTTTATGTTGGTTTAGGAATTCTGTTTCAATCTCCTCTAATTGCTTGAAACGATTGCATAAAAAAAACATTTCCGTTTGAAAACTCCATGCTTCGATATCATCATAAAATTTGCCGAGAAATGGATTTTCCTCGACGATTTCTTTTAATAAATGAAAATCAAAATGGACAGAAAGTTTTTTTGCAAGGGATGTCTTTCCAATACCAATGGGCCCCTCTATTGCAATAAATGGAACTTCTGCCATACATACTCCTCCAATCAATAGTCAATCTGCCACAGATGTATTTCATTTTATCATAGAATAAGGAGATCTTCTATTAGAGAAAAACTTCCACTTTTCAACAAAGCTTCATTTATGTATAATAGGCTTACTACATCTAAAAATGTGGCTCCGTAGCTCAGGGGATAGAGCGTTGGTTTCCTAAACCATGCGTCGCAGGTTCGAATCCTGCCGGGGCCATTCACTCAAATTCAGTTGCATGGCTACTTTCAGACAAGATATTATTCAATTCACTGCTCCACTACAAATTACAACAAGAGAGGAAATAATATATGAGTCTTACAAAAAAAATTCTTATCGCCCTTATTTTAGGGGTCATTGTTGGTATAGGTTTTACCTTTGCACCATCAGAGGTATTTTCGCCTGTTGATACGTATGTATTAACACCGGTTGGACAAATATTTTTAAACCTCATTATGATGATAGTTGTGCCAATCGTGTTTGTATCTATCGTTTTAGGTACAGCCGGTTTAGGTGATCCAACAAAGCTTGGAAAAATCGGGTTTCAGACGATTAGTTTTTATTTAGTTACGACAGCGATTGCATTAGTGATTGGGCTTGGTGTTGCTTATGTGCTTGAGCCCGGTACTGCGGGGACATTTGACACAGAAAACGCGGAATTTGAAGCAGAATCCACCCCACCGGTCATGGAGACGCTGATTAATATTATTCCGGATAACCCATTTGGAGCACTTGCTTCCGGGGATATGCTGCAGATCATTGCGTTTGCACTATTCATTGGGATTGCAATTGCTTTTCTAGGCGAGAAAACGGCTGGCATTCATCGGTTGTTCGAACAGGCAAATGAAATTTTAATTTGGCTGGTTAATATTATTATGAAAACAGCACCATACGGGGCGTTTGCACTGATTGCATCAGCGATTGGCGATGCAGGTCTAGATGCAATTGGATCCATGGCAATGTATATGGTGGCCGTAATTTTAGGATTAATTATTCATGCGACTGTTACGTACAGCTTAGCAATTTGGGTGCTTGGAAAAGCAAACCCGCTCACATTTTATAAAGGATTTTTCCCTGCCATGTCAGTAGGATTTAGTACTTCTAGCTCCAGTGCTACGTTGCCTATTTCTATGCGAGCTGCTCAGGAGAATCTTGGTGTGAAAAAATCAATTAGCAGCTTTGTTCAGCCATTAGGCGCAACGATTAATATGGATGGAACCGCTATTATGCAGGCTGTTGCAACTGTGTTTATTTCCCAAGTCTATGCTATTCCATTAGAGTTCACAGATATTCTTATGGTTGTATTAACTGCAACGCTCGCAAGTATTGGAACAGCAGGAGTTCCGAGTGTAGGCTTAATCATGCTCGCAATGGTTCTGCAGCAGATTGGATTACCAGTAGAGGGGATTGCATTGATTGTCGGTGTTGACCGCATACTGGATATGCTCCGTACATCCTTAAATATTACAGGGGATGCAACAGCCGCATATGTCATTTCGGAAAGTGACAAGCGGAAGGAAGCTAAACAAAAATAATTTTATTTAAGACCGCCCTAATCACTAGTGGCGGTCTTTGTAATAGGTTAATGTAAAAAATAAACCCACTATTTAAACCGAATCACTTTAAAAATGTCACAAAATGTTCTAAAATAGAAAGCAGTTAGCTTAATGTTTAAACAATTTAATTTACTCCGAATTGTAATCGATTGCAAAACTTAAAATTGAGGTGATTAGATGGATGTTCAAAAGATACCGGCAAGAGAAGGAAATCATAATCTACAAAACTACGAAAAAATGCGTGAAACATTTAAGTGGGATGATGTAAAAAAGAATTTCAGCTGGAATGAAACCGGAAAAGTGAATATGGCTTATGAAGCTGTAGATCGTCATGCCGACGATCCAAATAAAAAGGACCAGGTTGCTTTATTATATTCATCTCCAGATCGGGAAGAGGAAGTAACCTTTGAGCAACTTAGGCAAGAAAGTAATAAATTTGCTAATGTGCTAAAGGAACAAAATGTGAAAAAGGGTGATCGTATCTTTTTATTCATGCCGAGGAGTCCGGAATTCTATGCGGCTTTCTTTGGTATATTAAAGGTAGGAGCGATTGCCGGTCCACTGTTTGAAGCATTTATGGAGCAAGCAGTACGGGATCGCCTGCAGGATAGTGCAGCAAGCGTACTTATTACAACACCTGACCTATTAGGTAGAGTGCCACAAGGGGACTTACCTGATCTTGAAAAAATTGTCCTCGTCGGGGATCACAATGAAACCTCTGATAGGTATATCGATTATAAGAAAGAGATGGACGTGGCATCATCGGAGTTTTCGATCGAATGGGTTGATCTGGAGGATGGTATGATTATTCATTATACATCCGGTTCCACAGGCAAACCTAAGGGCGTGTATCATGTGCATAATGCGATGATTCAGCATTATGCTACTGCTGAGTGGGTGCTGGATCTCAAAGAAGACGATATCTATTGGTGTACCGCAGATCCTGGCTGGGTTACCGGATCAAGCTATGGCATATTTGCTCCATGGCTAAAAGGGGTTACGAATGTTGTTCGCGGGGGACGTTTTACCCCGGATGACTGGTACGAAACCCTGGATAAATTTAATGTAACCGTATGGTATACCGCACCGACAGCATTAAGGAAGCTTTTAAGCGCCGGCGAAGAGGCTGTGAAAAGACATGACCTGTCACACTTAAGACATATATTGAGTGTAGGTGAACCGCTGAATCCGGAAGTTGTGACATGGGGATTAAAAGCATTTGGTTTGCGTATCCATGATACATGGTGGATGACTGAAACAGGTGCACAGCTGATTGTAAATCTCCCGTCAGAGGAAATTCGCCCAGGATCAATGGGTAAACCAATTCCAGGAATAGAAGCATCTATTGTTGATAATGAAGGTAATGAAATTCCACCAAATCAAATGGGGAATTTAGCGATCAAAGAAGGTTGGCCAGCGATGATGCGTACCGTGTGGAAGCGCCCTGAGAAATTTGAAAGCTATTTTATAAATGGATGGTATGTATCCGGGGATAGTGCCTATAAGGATGAAGATGGCTATTTCTGGTTCCAGGGCCGCTTGGATGATGTGATTAATACTTCGGGTGAGCGCGTTGGCCCATTTGAAGTGGAAAGTAAGTTGCTTGAACACCCAGCTGTTGCAGAGGCTGGTGTAATTGGGAAACCGGATCCCGAGCGCGGGGAAATCGTTAAAGCATTCGTTACACTGAATGATGGCTATGAGAAATCGGATGAGCTGCTTGAAGAAATCCGGCAATTTGTTAAAACCGGATTAAGCGCACATGCAGCACCACGTGAAACAGAAATCACAGACAGCATTCCTAAAACGCGCAGTGGTAAAATTATGCGTCGCCTCCTGAAATCATGGGAGTTAGGCTTGCCGACAGGAGATACGTCGACATTGGAAAAATAAAGGTATAGCGTTGGCATTCGTCTTATTGGCGAAGGCCAACGTTTTTCTTTATGCTAGAGATAGCTTCGATTTTGAAAGGAAAAAACATGTATGACATATAAGACAGATGATCCAGTTCATATATATCCAGGAACTACAATCCTTATGCAGCCTGGCGATGTTATCTACTCGCATAAATTAGCTTTGTCCTCCTTTATCGTTGGACATGAAGGTATCGTTGGAGAGGATTTTAAGATTTACCATGTAAATGGGAGAGGCAGCTATGGGCATTCAGATAGTATGCCAATATATCTAAGTAGACATAGAAAGGGAGAAAAGCTGACGGTATTACGATATAAAGAAGCTTTCATGGCCAGAAAAGCAGCCAAATGGGCGAAACGGAATATAGAACAGGTTAGGAGGTATACGTATACGAGAAGTTTGGCAGACATCGAAAGAAATTATTGCTCTAAATTCATTTGGCAGGCTTATTATTTCGGGAGTGAGGATAATATTGACCTCACTGGCCGGGGAATTGGAGCTGCTTCAACGAGCTATATAACCCCAAAACAGATTTACCGTAATTTAGTGAGGGTAGGGAGCTTTTTTTATGAGGTGTAGCAGCGAAAGCCGAATCGAGCGCCGAGAAAGCCGAAGGAACGACCGTGAAAGCCGAATCGAAGGCCACGAGTGCCGAATGGCAGCACCGCGACCGCCTCAAAAACCTCCCCTCACGCTAAGCCGCAGTTATATCCTCCGCCGGCTCAAATACCTCATAATGAAGATCAGCATCTGCTACATGATATTTTTGCAGAATTTGATAAGCTGTACGCATGAATCCTTTTGGCCCACAGAAATAAAACGCAGCGTCATTTGTTGGAAGAATTTCTGCTAGCCATTCATAATCAATATGGCCTTCTTTATCACAGTGATCTTCTGCAGAAGGATTGCCATATACCGTATAGCTTGTAACTTGCTCGTGACCTTGAGTAATGTCACGTACACGATCCTTCATCGCATGGAAACTGCCGGATTTTGCCGCATGGATAAATACTACCTCACGATTAGGTTGTTCTTTAATTACTGTTTCAAGCATACTCATCATCGGTGTTAGCCCCACACCACCACTCATTAAAACGAGTGGTCGTCTATCTTCTTGATCAAGCATGAAATCGCCGGACGGTGCACTAATAGGTAAAATGCTTCCCTCATTAATTTCTCTATGCAGGAAATTGGATACAACCCCCGCCGGGCTATTCCCCCCGGCATCTTCCCTTTTCACACTGATTCGATACATGCCTTCTCCTGGCGCACATGATAGGCTATATTGACGCAGGTGCGTATAAGGTTCTCCCTCAATCTCCGCTTTTACTGTAATATATTGTCCCGGTTGATAAGCAGGAATGGCCCTTCCATCTGCGGCTTCTAAATAAAATGACGTAATAACATCACTCTCTGGTACCTTCTTCACCACTTTAAAATTACGGAAATCTACCCAGCCCCCAGGTTTGTTTTGCGTTTCTTCATACATCTCTTTTTCAACGCTGATAAACACTTCTGCTATCGCACCATACGCTTTTCCCCAAGCATTAATAATGTCATCTGTAGCTGCATCTCCCAGCACATCTTTGATTCCCAATAATAGATATTTCCCGACAATTTGATATTGCTCCGGCTTGATATTTAGACTCCTATGCTTCTGGGCAATCTGGTTGACTACTGGTAAAATGTCCTCCAAATTGTCGATGTGTATTGCTGCAGCACACACCGTTTTGGAAAGCGCTTTCGGTTGTTCTCCATTTACTTGATTCGTTTGGTTGAAAATATTCTTTAATTCAGGATGAGCTGCAAGCATCAGTTCATAAAATCGATTCGCTATTGCATCTCCATGTTCTTGCAAAACTGGTACAGTTGCTTTCACGATGTCTTTCGTTTCTTTGTCTAACCCTACAGTCGTTTCCGTTGTCATAACAATGCACTCCTTTAAAAAAGTTAAACATGTATTTCGTGTACATCTTTATTATATAAGAAATATTGCAACTGTATCAATAGTGTAAACGGCTTTTGTGTTACAATATTGTGAAGACTGTAGAGAAGGTTGTGTAAAAAGTCACAAAATGATACGTTTTGAACACAGATTATAAGGAGAATAAACATGCAATTAAAAAAATATACCGATTACGCGTTACGCGTTTTAATTTTTACAGGGATGAAGAGAGACGGGGAGCTTGCGAGTATCAAAGAGATTTCCGAAGTTTACAACATATCCCAGCATCATCTAGGGAAAATTGTTTTTGAGTTAAACAAAATGGAGCTTTTGGAAACGATTAGAGGACGAGGGGGCGGCATTCGGCTCGCGAAACCGGCAAGTGAGATTAATGTTGGCTTAGTCGTTCGACGGCTGGAAAATGACTTTAATTTACTGGAATGTTTTGATAAAGGAACCGACCATTGTGTGATCTCTCCGGGATGTACACTGAAACATGCGCTGAACAAAGCATTATTTGCATTTTTCCAAGTGCTCGATCAGTATACAATTAAAGACTTAGTAGCCAATGAGGATGAATTACGGGAATTAATGGGAATCAAATAGCATGTTTAAATTCTCCGCAAGCGGGTATATATATTTATGTAATTCCCATAAAGGAGTGTATTAGACATGGCTAAAAAAATAGCAACAGTTATTACAGACATGTTCGAAGATGTAGAGTATACTGATCCGGTAAAAGCATTTAAGGATGCCGGACATGAGATTGTAACGATTGAAAAAGAAAAAGGAAAACAAGTAACAGGAAAGCAAAATGATGAAACAATTACCATCGATCAGGGAATCGATGACGTGAAACCAGACGATTTTGATGCATTATTTATCCCTGGTGGATTTTCACCGGATCAATTGCGTGCAGATGATCGATTCGTAAAATTTGCGAAAAAATTCATGGATGATAAAAAACCAGTTCTTGCCATTTGCCACGGTCCACAGCTGCTAATTACGGCTAAATCATTAGAAGGTCGTAAAGCAACCGGGTTTAAATCTATCCAAGTGGATATGGAATACGCCGGTGCAAATTTGGTAGATCAAGAAGTCGCCGTTTGTCAGAATCAGCTGGTAACAAGTCGTCAACCAGATGATATTCCGGCATTTAATCGCGAATCACTGAATGTATTAAAATAAATGACAAGAGAGCCTCTAACCATACACCATGGCTAGAGGCTCTCTTTATATTATTCCGATTTTGTAATCGTAAAGTTATCCTGAAGCAACAGCCAGTTCTGCGGAAAAGCCAGCCCCAGCTTCCAATAAGCTATCCCGAGCAAGCCTAACTCCTTAATCAAATCAAATTTGGCCTGAATGGACCTTGCGTCTTCAAACCACACCTCATGCAAATTTCCCTGCGCATCACGATACATATAAAATGGCGCTTGTGAGGTATCATCAAATTCAATCGCTGCATTTTGTTCCCTTGCTCGTGTAATCGCTTGTTGCGGGCTAATCGCTTCTGCCGGGTCTCCACCTTCTACAAATGGCAATGTCCAATCATAGCCGTATAAATTTTGCCCCAATAAAATTTTCTCAGCAGGCATTTCTGTTAATGCATACTCAACGACTTGTCGTACCTGATCCAGCGGTGAAACAGCCATTGGTGGCCCGTAACTATACCCCCATTCATACGTCATCAGTACAACAAAATCAGCAATTTCCCCATGTGCTGCGTAATCATGGGCCTCATACCATGCCCCCTCCTGCTCGGCACTGGTTTTCGGTGCCAGGGCAGTTGACATCAACAAGCCAGCTTCAGAGATACGTTGCTTTGCCCTTCGCAGGAAATTATTATAAGCCTCCCCGTCCTCTGGTGGCAGGAATTCAAAGTCAAAATGTATATCCGTAAAACCTTCTGTAGTAGCTATATTGATAACACTGTCGAGCAATGTATTTTGAACGGCTTGGACTGTGAGGATAATATGTCCTAACTCTGCACTGAATGCTCCTTCTTCCAAATTGGTTACAACAAGCATGAGTGACGTATTATTTTCGTCTGCAATTTGTTGCAGGTTGCCCATTGGAGGTGACGCGAGTGTTCCATCACGATTCACATTGTAGCTAAAAAGGTTAAGATACGTTAAATAAGGTGCGTTTTTCATTGCGGCATTTTCCAGCGTTTCGGAAACGGTGTCACCTATAGGTTCAAAATAG is part of the Virgibacillus sp. NKC19-16 genome and harbors:
- a CDS encoding type 1 glutamine amidotransferase domain-containing protein; the encoded protein is MAKKIATVITDMFEDVEYTDPVKAFKDAGHEIVTIEKEKGKQVTGKQNDETITIDQGIDDVKPDDFDALFIPGGFSPDQLRADDRFVKFAKKFMDDKKPVLAICHGPQLLITAKSLEGRKATGFKSIQVDMEYAGANLVDQEVAVCQNQLVTSRQPDDIPAFNRESLNVLK
- a CDS encoding Rrf2 family transcriptional regulator; the protein is MQLKKYTDYALRVLIFTGMKRDGELASIKEISEVYNISQHHLGKIVFELNKMELLETIRGRGGGIRLAKPASEINVGLVVRRLENDFNLLECFDKGTDHCVISPGCTLKHALNKALFAFFQVLDQYTIKDLVANEDELRELMGIK
- the hmpA gene encoding NO-inducible flavohemoprotein, with protein sequence MTTETTVGLDKETKDIVKATVPVLQEHGDAIANRFYELMLAAHPELKNIFNQTNQVNGEQPKALSKTVCAAAIHIDNLEDILPVVNQIAQKHRSLNIKPEQYQIVGKYLLLGIKDVLGDAATDDIINAWGKAYGAIAEVFISVEKEMYEETQNKPGGWVDFRNFKVVKKVPESDVITSFYLEAADGRAIPAYQPGQYITVKAEIEGEPYTHLRQYSLSCAPGEGMYRISVKREDAGGNSPAGVVSNFLHREINEGSILPISAPSGDFMLDQEDRRPLVLMSGGVGLTPMMSMLETVIKEQPNREVVFIHAAKSGSFHAMKDRVRDITQGHEQVTSYTVYGNPSAEDHCDKEGHIDYEWLAEILPTNDAAFYFCGPKGFMRTAYQILQKYHVADADLHYEVFEPAEDITAA
- a CDS encoding glycoside hydrolase family 18 protein, which gives rise to MQIYVVEPGDTLNAIATTYNTTVDVIIDANELDAPNNLVVRQALVIPIIGNFYFVQPGDTLYSIAQSFGMSYQELAQVDNFPVDNTLPVGFQLYIPSQPTREITSSAYFEPIGDTVSETLENAAMKNAPYLTYLNLFSYNVNRDGTLASPPMGNLQQIADENNTSLMLVVTNLEEGAFSAELGHIILTVQAVQNTLLDSVINIATTEGFTDIHFDFEFLPPEDGEAYNNFLRRAKQRISEAGLLMSTALAPKTSAEQEGAWYEAHDYAAHGEIADFVVLMTYEWGYSYGPPMAVSPLDQVRQVVEYALTEMPAEKILLGQNLYGYDWTLPFVEGGDPAEAISPQQAITRAREQNAAIEFDDTSQAPFYMYRDAQGNLHEVWFEDARSIQAKFDLIKELGLLGIAYWKLGLAFPQNWLLLQDNFTITKSE